A genomic segment from Malus domestica chromosome 05, GDT2T_hap1 encodes:
- the LOC103435119 gene encoding protein NRT1/ PTR FAMILY 4.6-like, giving the protein MGSSHSVVLIQEKLELVEGKVDWKGRSAVKYKHGGMKTAVLILGTFAFENMATLALAVNLVTYFNRVMHFELADAANQLTNYMGTGYILSILMAILADTFFGRFKTLLISGCFEFVGLALMTVQAHYPKLTPPVCNVFDPTAKCEKVEGGNAALLFIALYIMAAGASGLKATLPSHGADQFDESDPREARQMSSFFNFLLLAVCLGGVVSLTLIVWVQDNKGWDWGFGISTIAMFLGVVIFFAGLPLYRIQVIGGTSAIVELIQVYVAAIRNKNLSLPEDPAELYEISKDKEAALEQEFLPHRPIFRFLDKASIRRGQVDEQQPPNPWKLCRVTQVENAKIILGMVPIFCCTIIMTLCLAQLQTFSIQQGLTMDTSITKHFKIPPASLPIIPIVFLAIIIPVYDSVFVPIASKFTGIPSGITHLQRIGVGLVLSCVSMGVAGIMEVKRKDVAREHNMLLARPVVQPLPISTFWLSFQYFIFGIADMFTYVGLLEFFYSESPKGLKSISTCFLWSSMALGYFFSTILVKIVNNATKGVTKSGGWLAGNNINLNHLNLFYWLLSLMSLINFFIYVFVAKRYKYRPGSPMLVSKEKKKEIEVNEF; this is encoded by the exons GAGAAACTTGAGCTTGTTGAAGGGAAGGTTGATTGGAAGGGAAGGTCAGCTGTGAAATATAAACATGGAGGAATGAAAACTGCTGTGCTCATACTAG GTACATTTGCTTTTGAGAACATGGCAACTCTTGCCCTGGCTGTGAACTTGGTTACCTACTTCAATAGGGTCATGCACTTTGAGCTAGCAGATGCAGCTAACCAACTCACCAACTACATGGGAACGGGCTATATTCTGTCCATTCTCATGGCCATCCTTGCAGACACCTTCTTTGGGAGATTCAAAACTCTTCTCATTTCCGGGTGCTTCGAGTTTGTG GGACTAGCACTAATGACTGTGCAAGCTCACTACCCTAAACTGACGCCACCAGTCTGCAATGTCTTTGATCCAACTGCAAAATGTGAAAAAGTTGAAGGTGGAAATGCTGCCCTTCTTTTTATTGCTCTCTACATTATGGCGGCCGGAGCTTCCGGGCTGAAGGCCACGTTACCATCACACGGTGCTGATCAATTTGACGAATCGGACCCGAGAGAGGCAAGGCAGATGTCTAGCTTCTTTAACTTTCTGTTGCTAGCAGTGTGCTTGGGTGGTGTAGTCAGTTTAACCCTAATTGTGTGGGTTCAAGACAATAAAGGATGGGATTGGGGATTTGGGATCTCTACTATCGCCATGTTCTTGGGCGTCGTCATCTTTTTCGCAGGATTGCCGTTGTATCGGATACAAGTTATCGGAGGAACTAGTGCTATAGTTGAACTTATAcag GTGTATGTTGCAGCCATCCGCAACAAAAATCTTAGCCTTCCTGAGGACCCCGCAGAATTGTATGAGATTAGCAAAGACAAGGAAGCTGCTCTTGAACAAGAATTCCTACCTCACAGACCCATTTTCAG GTTTTTGGACAAAGCATCCATCCGAAGAGGGCAAGTTGATGAACAACAGCCTCCAAACCCATGGAAACTTTGCAGAGTCACGCAAGTGGAAAATGCAAAAATCATCCTAGGCATGGTCCCAATATTTTGCTGCACAATTATAATGACTCTATGCCTGGCGCAACTCCAAACCTTCTCCATCCAACAAGGTCTCACCATGGACACAAGTATCACCAAACACTTCAAAATCCCACCAGCCTCACTCCCCATCATCCCCATTGTCTTCCTCGCCATCATAATTCCTGTCTACGACAGTGTCTTCGTCCCCATCGCAAGTAAGTTCACCGGCATACCCTCTGGCATAACGCACTTACAGCGCATAGGCGTGGGTTTAGTTCTCTCATGTGTTTCCATGGGTGTGGCTGGAATCATGGAAGTGAAAAGGAAAGATGTGGCAAGAGAGCACAACATGCTGTTGGCAAGGCCGGTGGTGCAGCCTTTGCCAATCAGCACATTCTGGCTGTCTTTCCAGTACTTCATTTTTGGAATCGCCGACATGTTCACATACGTAGGGCTTCTTGAGTTTTTCTACTCGGAGTCTCCCAAAGGGTTGAAATCAATTTCAACTTGCTTTTTGTGGAGCTCCATGGCACTAGGGTATTTTTTCAGCACCATTTTGGTTAAGATTGTGAATAATGCAACAAAGGGTGTCACAAAAAGTGGAGGCTGGTTGGCTGGGAACAACATTAACTTGAACCATTTGAATCTTTTCTATTGGTTGCTTTCATTGATGAGCTTGATCAACTTCTTTATCTATGTGTTTGTTGCAAAGAGGTACAAGTATAGGCCTGGGAGCCCCATGCTGGTTtcaaaggagaagaagaaggaaattgAGGTTAATGAGTTCTGA